The window GCATCATGTATTTGATATAAGTAAGGCGTTGTTTCAAGAGTTTAACTAAGTATGCTGTTGTTTTCACGTATCCAGTTAGATATTTTGAACATATTTACATGAATATTAATACTTGGTTACTCTGATTATCATTCATACCAGCAATTGTATCACAGCATGCAATTCATGATGTCATAATTCCGAATAAACTAGCTGAACTTTCAAGACCTACATCTCGAaaaccaataatttttttaaaaagatcacTTATTTTGGGGGGAGGTTGGTGATATTTTATGccacaaagaaatattttattttggtttACACTCtgagcaaaaaaataaacaattttcttttttgataacaaaGCTCTATACACAAATAGTTATTTAATTTTGCGTGATTGCAAAATCACAACTTTATGGCGCGTAAAATAGAATTTATTAATTCAAACAAAAAGTGTTATTGAGTTTATAGTTTTAAACAAATAGGTAGTTTAAACAAATGCATTTATGAAAGAACACCTTTCAATGAAAAAACACACGATAATAAAGTCTTGTTAACGAGGCCGTTAAAAAAGATTAATTCTTGAGAgctaataaaaactttttttttcaggtagTTAGGAAAGTTATTCTGTACAAGTGGTAACAAGAACAAACTTTGTGTATATCTGTAAAAGAGGAAGAAACTAACATGGCTAACGTGCAACTAAACGGAGTGAAAGAACTCGACACTGAACGTATGTTGATTtccttttgtttacattattttttcgttGTACGAACTTTTCTCTTTTACTGAACCTATGAAGAAATATTTGGTTGGTTTTATAAGTTTTATTACTTGAAGtatatttagaaaatatttttgattttacaattatCTTATTTAAATCATTCGCGCTCGcccctttttgtattttttcattCAGACTAATAACTTAAATGAGCAGGTGcacttatatattatataaaatatttaacgaAAACTTGCTGGAACAAATCCGCTCATTCATTTGCTGTTCAGAATGTTTCGCTACAAAAAATGCTGAACAAGAACCGGCAATATGTTGAAGAAGGTTTTTTGATCACCCAACTTGCTGCTACGCGCGAGCATACAATCTTTTTTGCGCATGCGTGGTGTAAATATTTAGCAATATTGTAGACCTGTTTTAGTTAGCACACAAGCAGACCAAAAGTCCGCTACGTAATAGGAATTTACCGTTTGTAGGTCCCTGAATGACGTAAATAAAAGAAGTCCATGATGAAAATGGCCATCTTGGAAATGAGAGTTGCGGAACTGGAACTCTTGTTTCCAAAATGGCTTTTCTAGGCCGCCACGACCTTAAAAAGCCATTCTGGAAATTCTTGTTGTTCTTACACTGCAAATGTTAGCGCCAATCGTGCATTCTGTACTGGCCACGCAGGCTTCGTATACAAAAGTTGTTACGGGGGCTCTTCTGGTCTTCAAATAGATGCAAAGATATACTTGATGACGAAATAAAAAGACAAGAACTCATGCTAATTATCATGTATCGCTACGTTTTATCAACAGAAATGCTTTTTGTGTGGTTTTGTTATAAAGCCATCATTAGCACCAGAACGCTATCAATGTTAGGCGAAATATTTTAAGTAACGTGATTATTAGCTTAATTGCAAAGCCCTAATTGATGACGAAAATAGCTTTTATTGTTAAAACCAGGCGGACACTTCTGCGTTAACTGTTGGGAAGGTATAAATTGTTACCAAACACTACGACATTATATACATCATTGTTTAGGAATGCAGTTAAATTTAggagactctttataaggtgtTCGTTTGTGTACAGTAGCTAACTTGGTAGAGTTTTTTCTTGTGTAGTAGCTAACTTGGCAGTGTTTTCGTGTTCGGTGGTCAATTTTACGGTGTTTTCGTGCAGTAGCTAACTTTGCGATGTTATGTGTTTGGTCAGTCTTTTGAGAAGTAACGGCGCAATTGCAGTTAGCAagtaaagattttaaaaactaaacctTCTTTTAGACGGGCAGCGGTTTGTCGGATTAGGTTTATTAAGAATAAAGTGTCAAAAATGGTCTGTTGGGTTAAAAGCTTAGCAGTTAATCCGTGTTAAAATGACGTAGTGTCGTGTATAtaacaggggcggatctaggatttttttctggttaggcaaaatttcatagattttttggcaaagtaatgtcaagggttgtggtgttgtacgaggtaaatcggccgttttgtgtttttgctgtaaaaggaactaaaattttcccaaaagtaaggtttttagttattaagaatccttctagattagaaacgaaagtttctttatagccaaacaaataacagtaacccccgtagttttaccactttatccttgttaaaacatgcggatggaaaatgcgtctggttagcaaattcgatttgaaacagggttagcgtttccataatttctttgaatcacatattggtattaagtatcttagcatcttttttcgttttgcgcacataatacgagtacaagtaataagttggggatttgcttcatttcaaaacatgcaataagtctaataactaacaatacaacaaaaaattacattacaagacaattttaggaatagatagtcaacagtagtgcaacgtagaaatattgtttggaaaattatagtctgtggtaacaacctgcaaatgcacaaagaaaaccagcatataaaagaatgaaagatttccagttagacttacagtgtaagatcgcaacatataataaacgtgtacaaaaagtatatagtaatcacctcttcatgaagttaatacagtttagcattagggttactggtgtagttttgcaccaatttctattaagcattaattttaatgctatgaaattcccacaagagaaaggcagttcattaagccagaaaagagttagaaattagaaaaataacatcaaaacatttaagatgtctcatattatttacccttacatgtccctgtcaactatgtttaaaaaatattttaatactgtaaaatctttaagaaagttttagtaactataagccaattatgaagattctcatataaaaagcaacatatatacaaatcctactcatatccataagttgacatgacattttgttagtttacagtctgtaacagaacgttttttaacatgcaattcttgtttcgatctgtatatgttttacgtgaaaatcatttctatgatttacttgaatattcacaagttattttgattgatttttttcaccaactttgtggattataccagatatatatccattgtttacagttttccaatattataaggattcagaacaaatcttctgtgttatttacttgaatattcatcataggtaccagggtgacatcaaaatacaagttattttgattgatttttttcaccttcttagttcctcttatgaaacacaactttgtggattataccagatatatatccattgtttacagttttccaatattataaggattcagaacaaatcttctgtgttatttacttgaatattcatcataggtaccagggtgacatcaaaatacaagttattttgattgatttttttcaccttctttgttcctcttatgaaacacaactttgtggattataccagatatatatccattgtttacagttttccaatattataaggattaacaaatctgtgttcttttaattgatggtgattttcattgtcagaagaatattcatcttaggtaccagggtgacatcaaaatatcttatcctaaaacaaaattatatcaatgtattgctcagcaagatgagaataagaaatattataaaacaaacttggactattcttagattaggtattgcttcattcttttgtttttagcaatattattacaattaaaagtaacatgggaaagtcaaagagatcttctcgtgttcttaaaagttttaaaatgagcagtgggatgttgcatataaaatgcactgtttaaaagttcccacaaagtcaaagttcttagggacaatcacaataaaaaagtatatgctaagcgtataaatttggcggtgggacgaggtagaatcctttgacgtttaattatatctcatactgtatacatcgatttcttagagaacagaaagaattaataacttttagtgtctacctgcttagcagggacacatggatgagtgcttatggtttcaaggactgacaacattcaaagattaccttttctgatttgatgtttaggggagggaaaggggatctgcagatctattaacatttagcttggacttttgcgttcatgaaagagctgtcccttagttatcttacaagaatgtattctctcccaaacagaaacaaagatacacagttgcataaacggctacacgaagcctacacgaagccagtgacccttaagacgttaaagaaaaaaaaactaacaaaattccaattaatacacatacaggtagctagtaatactctataccgaatttaacatacacatcaaaacatctttcgaccgccaagacagtgtttacataaattgcctcCGTTAGCTATCTCGTTTGGCATTGGgcttttatgtttataaacaatgcatttgatcaaggccaagttaaaaccttttgttttgataagaaaaagatttaaattacacgttttgtaagaacatctggtggtttaccacttttaagaatagttcttgacacaaaagtgcctaaaattcaggagcagctaaaactaaaatatttcaagtattactgaatttattgtctcttgcagaggaagataaaggtttggtttgagacaacaacacggcacacgtggccaaaatacttctctccagcatttccaatcctttcaatatctgaaaaggtttccaaattcaaaacttctttatttaacttaggtggcatacaattgctttaatattctagacatttgaagtgctccctgcaattggacctgatccaggtaaaccatgttgaaaaagaaacatccactccatgtaaccgtacccgtggtcgttttaggcgtataaactttaaaacccacggacgttttaggcgttttttcttcacattccagaatttcattcattggaacttgaaaacccgcggacgttttaggcgttttttcttccatctgtgattttcattcattcggaactttaaaacccgcggacgttttaggcgaatagacattttgcctaagatcgccccgggtttgcttatttgagtaaaataaaacacgcacgccgcgcatcgtcatagtcgaaatcggcggatgccaaaaataaattgataaaaataatttagtttttttatagattattctatctatagagaattttttttctagttcacaaaactaggcttaggcaattgcctaggctgcctaaccctagatccgcccctgtatAATATTGATCAACATATTGAttgtcaaatattttgcaaaggcgacaaaaataataaatgaatgaaagCCTCGAcatgaacaaaaaatattgttcacCTCTGTTTTTGACTATTTAAACAAACAAAGTCTGGTGGATAAGAACATTTGTTTGGAGACTTTCTTGAGATGAACACGGGACATAAGTACACtaaactaaaaaaagttttggacTTTTTTAGTTTTCTGCACCTTCACCATAGTGTTCTTCTAAGCACTAATAAAATGATTTACCAGTTCTTTTACACGTTTCTTTCAGCGTTTCCAAATACAAAACATTGAAAAGCTAGAAAATCCttagttcttataaaaatagtgtttccaaatacacactttttattttatgagaATATCAGGTTGGCACTGAAAATAATAGGCTTAACGCAATAGAGAAAGAAAATGATGACCAACCTAGTAAGGAttttggtattcttataaaaaaatggtgTAAACTCCAATCTCCTCCCGAGAGtttctttttcgctttctgTTGTTGCTGtctcaaaaaagaaaaccacTGGGAACGAGATAGAATGAATTCATtatatattaagaaaaatataaacttcGGGTTTCAAGTTTTGAAGCTTTTGCCAAATATGAGTCTTTTTATCCTAGACCAGaaggctttttaaattttttggtcTTAAAATGGTTCAACGGGAAAGTTTTTAAGCAATGGGCGCCTTATTGGTCATttagctttttttcttttctctaaTAATGATTGATTATAAAGCTTGAGACTCGCGTTTGTTATACGAACCTAGCTTATAAGAACTTCGAGGGTgagattttgcaaaaaaatcaacaacaatTGAAGAACTTGCTCAAAAAAATATCTGAAGAGTCTGAAATTCTTACAATCGTTCCTGaacaattttgttttctttttttctatatctttttaatattttttacaataaaataacttCAACATCGATCATACATTGTTTTTCAATCCTATCAATGCTCATCATTTGACAATTTGACCCTATTTTCTGGAGGAAcaccaatgaaaacatttgagGCTTAAAAGAGGCTAAAAAAAAGCGAACAAACCTGATCTAAAATTTAcacgtttttataaaaaaggctAATTCTACTTTAGAATACTCCGACGAAAAGAGTAAGTTGGATCCAAATGGAGTTGATGAGAAAGTCGCTCTTGGTGATTCTGATGTCGAAGTAAAAGATCGCGAGTCATGGGGGCACAAAACAGAGTTTATCTTAGCATCTGTTGGATTAGCAGTTGGCCTTGGAAATGTTTGGAGGTTCCCCTACCTATGTCAAAAAAATGGCGGAGGTAAGTCAGAATTGTAATTTacagtttttaattttcatttaacGATGTTTTAATTGGTCTTTTTAAAATACCATTCTAATGACGTGTAGGTATAATTTAAGTAGAATAAATATGCAGGTCATCTTGAGTCATCCACAGATTAAATCACAGTCACTCGGTTATTTTCCGAGTCACTGTGATTAACTTCTATATAGACGACTTTCCGTGCGACGTAATGTTTGGATTTTGCGTTGATAACAATGCTCATGCACATTTCTGTAGGTAGACAGACCACAAAAATCAAATGAATTCGTTTATTAGCAAAATATTCGctcaaaattagtaaaattttaaataaaggaaAATATAGGTAAAAACTTAATTTCCGCCTTTTTAGCGCCGCAGCAGGTGGCGGTGATGGCGGCTATAACCCTCCCCCCCATAGTTTCCGTGTTTTTTGGTCGCCTGTTTAGCCTGAAGTGATGAAATTACTTTATATCAGatggtccgtggttcggtccagcGTCAACTcatgccatgtgaggggaaATTAGGTAGGCATTGCCGGTGGATACCAAAAagtatacattcagaacacaggacccacattgataacagtgtttccaacactgaagtggctatcctATGTAAATGTTCGGAATAATAATATGTGTTTTCGGCATAATTTCTAGATaatgtattataattttttttatcaatgtaCCCTTTATTTTCAGGTGCATTTCTTATTCCGTATTTTATCATGATGGTCATAGAGGGGCTTCCTCTTTTTTATATTGAGTTTGCTATTGGTCAACGCTTTAAACGCAGCGCCATTGGTTGTTTTCAAAAGATGCATCCAGCTCTTACTGGGATTGGTGTATCTTGTGTGGTGATTTCTATGATGTTGTGTATTTACTATGTCGCTGTGATTGCGTGGTGTTTCTACTATTTGTTCGTTTCGTTTACATCCAAGTTGCCATGGAGATTGGAAAATTGCCCGCGGTAAGTTGGGAacgaatttttttgtgtgtatacAAAGTCAGTTGGTGTTAAATTATATCGACGTCAAAGAATCTTAAAAGAATAATTTCGTACATTCTTTGGCAGTTTTTAAGAGTATAGTATTATaaagaaatttataaaagaCACTGGGGCTGCTGAATTGTACCATAATAACCAGGCTTTAAAAAACGTAACAATTTTAAGTCCACCCTAACCCCCAAAACCTTGTCAGTGTCTCTCTAATTCTGAAAATTTCTATTAATTAGCTATGACGAATACAATGTGTTAAGGGGACAATGCGCCGCCTCAACTCCGTACAATAAGAGCGGATCTTTTAATACGAGCGGATCTTTCAATACGAGCGGATCTTTCAATACGAGCGGATTCTTCGATATGAGCGGATTTTTTAATATCAGCAGATCTTTTAATACGAGCTTGAAGAATTCCACAACCAATTCCACAACTAACACAACACACAACGGCTATTGTGATCAAGTGAGAACATTTTCAGACTGTTGCGTTCAAGATCCACAGTTATATTATTTCTACAGAAAAGCTCTCAATATTTCGCCCTCCATTAACAGTTTGGGGGAGGGAATTAACTGGAAACTCGTTGGCTGTTTGATCCTGTCTTGGGCGGTAGTATATGCTTGTATTGTTAAAGGCGTGAAATCAAGCGGAAAGGTAaacttctttctttttgttttatgttttttaaatcattcttAACGGTCAACACATTTGTATTCTTTATTAGGTGGCATGATTTCCAAACGTGCCAACCTgtaatgagccattttgatttCTGCAAGTAGAAAGTCACATGAGAGAATTGTGTTAAGTGGTAACCTTGTTAGGACCTATCTTAAGACAATACTTAGCGAgtaacaaaaatcaaaactatAGTACGCGCTTGAAAACAATTACAGCACActcccgataactcgaaccCCCAATAACTCGAACTTCCAGTAACTCGAACTGCTTTTGAATTCCCGTTGAACCTTCACTAATACTTTCTCACAAAAATCACTCGATAACTCGAACCCCCGATaagtcgaacattcgttaagtcgAACCATTTTTCCTGTCCCCTGGGCAGAAATTCCCCCGAAAACTCGAACTTTAgaggaaaaatgaaaacaatctcagtaaaaagtgactacttttcttttaataatataaattgttcttccaaagttgacaaaaaattttttatctccTGTAaataatagaattttttttcagtgATGTATAATTATAACTGTATACCTTTCTTCttagaagaataaaaaacaaaaacttttaataaCTTGAACTATTTTTACTTATCGGCCTAAATTCGAGTTACCGAATGCCCTCGAACATTCGAtaactcgaactattttttggtcccttggaggttcgagttatcgggagTGTACTGTATTCCATAAGAAATTAACTAATTCTACAACGTTGGTTTCATTTGACACATGACAAGTTGGGTTAAAAGCAAACACTCCTGGCTGCCgacaatgttttttatttctgatgTCGAACTGGCCAGAGCTggttaatatatatttatattttcaggCTGTTTATTTCACTGCAACGTTTCCCTACATCGTGCTTATCATCTTGTTCTTCGCCGGCGTGACTTTAGACGGAGCATCTATTGGTTTGAAGGCTTTATTTTATCCTGATGTAAgcatttatgatttttttagaTAACTCTATCTAGACCTTATCTAAGTGTTCGAGTCAATTTAAATTTACCGAATGTCAGTTgaaattttataacttttagTTTTTATCTACCGCAAATTTCTTAAAGTTATCATGCTCCAGTTGTTCCTAGCCAACAGGCCATCAGCTAAAACCACCCATATACTTTatacattttgtttgttttgaacttTTTGGACTAgcaaattatgatgtcataatgATGCCAATGCGTCCATATGATGTCATATTGTTTTGCATGTTTAGTTTCAGGGGAGACATAATTAACTTCCATCCAATTGATcaatttggatttttttctattttgatgtCGCTTATAAGATTAAAGTAAAGGTGTGTCCTCTTTTATAGTTTGAAAAACTAAAAGATCCACAAATTTGGATGGATGCGGCAACACAAATGTTTTTCACGTTGAGTTTGGGTTTCGGTGCATTAGTTTCATTCGCCAGTTACATGCCTATCAAAAACAACTGCGTGAGAGATGCTTACACGGTGGTATTTATCAACTGCGGGACGTCTATATTTGCTGGCATTGTTGTATTTTCTATTTTGGGACATCGAGAACACGTTTTAGGACCAAATGCTGGCTCATTAGAAGAGGTAAAGCGTGTCTTCTTTGCTTTAGCGCGGTTGTGTTTTGTTTGGAAATGTAATTTAGAGAATTTTGCTGAAATCTAAAGCTAAATTCGACAATCTTTCATTATGAGAAACGTTGAGACGTGAAATAATTAGGATGTTTTAAGATTTTTCTAATAATAATGAGGGAAATCTTCTCAGTTGAAGATTACCCATTCATACAGCAACTTCACTTAAAACAGCGAAAACAAATCTTTTGGATAACACTTTAATACTAACATTAACGACAATACTCTACTTGTACAAACATCATTGTCACTCTATTAACTATTgtttttgtattaatttttaGATTGGTGGAGGTCCTGGTCTTGCTTTTATTACTTTTTGTGACGCCTTTCTTCAAATGCCCATTTCTCCATTATGGTCCATTCTATTTTTTATCATGTTGATATTACTTGGTATTGATTCAGAGTTCGGAACATTAGAAGGTGCCATTGCTCCATTTTATGATATGGGATGGGTGACGATGGGAAAATCAAAATTTACAGGTATATTCAATTGCGTTAGGATTTAATTTACGTGTGCTAGTCCCAGAAACATCATGAAGTTTAATTAGCGGTTGATAACAACGAAATTCAATCTCTGCTCCGGCATAGAAATGATATTTGAAtgttataaatttatatttttcactaCACCAATTTGCTAagtaaactttcaaaatatgtaaaaaatgaagaaagccGCAACGACTTTTACTTTGCTTCGAAAACGTGTAATAGAAGAGCCAGATGTTGGCACATAAAACCAAAATACATCCACTAAGTCACTCTTGATTTTCTGTTATAGCAATTGTCGCTGTTTGTATGATGATTGTTGGACTTGGTCTGGTATCCTCGCCAGGATTCTATGCTTTTCAAATATTCGACGATTTTTCTGTATCGTTAGGCCTCTTATTTATCGCGTTTTTCCAAACTATTGGTGTTTCCTGGGTCTATGGCAATGACCGGTAAGTGACCATATGTGATTATGTGTGTAAGTTGGTGCTAGgtatgaaatgaaaaaaaaacatgattgaTATTAAGTAATTTACGACATATTCGTTGTACGGAATATTCAATATGTTGCTTTATTAATAAAGCTTTTTCatcaaatttttcttttctcatcATTTTCGAAAATCCCATCATTAAATTAAAGTGTTTTTCAAAATCTCCTAGAATGGTATGCATTTGCTTAATCTAGCCACCAAGCTTTGCCACGACGCTTTTTTGACTGCTTTCCTGTCGTGGAGGATGCAAAACTTAATGCAGTACATATGTTTTAGATTTGCTGATGATATTGAATATATGACTGGTAAACGACCTTATCTTTTTTGGATGATTTGTTGGAAATATATTTCACCATTAGCTATATTTATCATCTTCGTTGCAAACTGTGCAAAACTTGGATCAAAGGGCGCTTTCTACAATGTGTATGTTGGATGCGTCAACCAATTGGTGAGTATCTACAGTTAGTAATTAAGACAGGTTTTATATTCACTCTGCATGATTAGGtcgaaattttgatatttttaagcaGGCGTTAAACACGGAGACCAGGTTAAGTTTTTTTgaactattttaaaaagaaaacttgtTAGAGATTTCGATGATATATAAAGATatgaatttattaaaatttatcttACATAGCCCATATGAAACACTTGTGAAATAAGGAAAATAATAAATGCAATCCGTAAGCATAGTTTCAGAGTTGTCTTATCAAGGGCTTCCACGGAATCCGCACCCTAGACCGTTCATTACAAAACTGTGAGGCTAGGTTTTGATGCGGTTTTTAAAGTGGTGAAAAATGTTAATATAAATCAATTTTTCGACCATAAAGGAGCGACATAAATaatctttaaattttctatttacATATAAACTTGTGTACTGGTGTCATACGCCAATCTCTATAATTGGCAATTCCAATAAGCGTATAGCACGAGCTTGTGCAAATCGGCCAATGAAATAGTTTAGCATACAGTGCGTGATCATACAATTAACTCTTAGACATTTACCTTTAGCAAAACTTCTCTCCGTTGCATATGGGAACGAAAAAGTCGACAGCTAAAGTGCATTACCCTGGGTGGGCAcaattcattatttttgttttcatcacAATTACAATGGTACCGATTATAGTGTATTTGGTAAAAGACTTTATTAAGAATCCACA is drawn from Hydractinia symbiolongicarpus strain clone_291-10 chromosome 8, HSymV2.1, whole genome shotgun sequence and contains these coding sequences:
- the LOC130653616 gene encoding sodium-dependent neutral amino acid transporter B(0)AT3-like, producing the protein MANVQLNGVKELDTEQYSDEKSKLDPNGVDEKVALGDSDVEVKDRESWGHKTEFILASVGLAVGLGNVWRFPYLCQKNGGGAFLIPYFIMMVIEGLPLFYIEFAIGQRFKRSAIGCFQKMHPALTGIGVSCVVISMMLCIYYVAVIAWCFYYLFVSFTSKLPWRLENCPRYDEYNVLRGQCAASTPYNKSGSFNTSGSFNTSGSFNTSGFFDMSGFFNISRSFNTSLKNSTTNSTTNTTHNGYCDQVRTFSDCCVQDPQLYYFYRKALNISPSINSLGEGINWKLVGCLILSWAVVYACIVKGVKSSGKAVYFTATFPYIVLIILFFAGVTLDGASIGLKALFYPDFEKLKDPQIWMDAATQMFFTLSLGFGALVSFASYMPIKNNCVRDAYTVVFINCGTSIFAGIVVFSILGHREHVLGPNAGSLEEIGGGPGLAFITFCDAFLQMPISPLWSILFFIMLILLGIDSEFGTLEGAIAPFYDMGWVTMGKSKFTAIVAVCMMIVGLGLVSSPGFYAFQIFDDFSVSLGLLFIAFFQTIGVSWVYGNDRFADDIEYMTGKRPYLFWMICWKYISPLAIFIIFVANCAKLGSKGAFYNVYVGCVNQLQNFSPLHMGTKKSTAKVHYPGWAQFIIFVFITITMVPIIVYLVKDFIKNPQQWKDGLKKKLTSLVDYHPDPYRIDPSRRKSPEEVEIDILKG